Proteins from a genomic interval of Longimicrobium sp.:
- a CDS encoding lysophospholipid acyltransferase family protein, with product RLLPCTYHHRHQGVVTLVSLHRDGEYITRAVRRWGYTAVRGSTSRGGLEALRELIRHVKQGRSLAITPDGPRGPREKMKPGPVIIAQRTGAPIIPVVSGSTRAWYFGGWDRFLIPQPFATLRISYGEPVYVPREASEADIQAIMLGVEQRLAGLMKRVEGSW from the coding sequence CGGCTGCTGCCGTGCACCTACCATCATCGCCACCAGGGCGTGGTTACGCTCGTCAGCCTGCATCGGGACGGCGAGTACATCACCCGGGCCGTGCGGCGCTGGGGCTACACCGCCGTCCGCGGCTCCACCAGCCGCGGCGGCCTGGAAGCGCTCCGTGAGCTGATCCGCCACGTCAAGCAGGGCCGCTCGCTGGCCATCACGCCCGACGGTCCCCGCGGCCCGCGGGAAAAGATGAAGCCTGGACCCGTGATCATCGCGCAGCGCACCGGCGCGCCGATCATCCCCGTGGTGTCGGGCTCCACGCGTGCATGGTACTTCGGCGGATGGGACCGCTTCCTGATTCCTCAGCCCTTCGCGACACTGCGCATCTCGTACGGCGAGCCCGTCTACGTTCCGCGCGAGGCGAGCGAGGCCGACATCCAGGCCATCATGCTGGGCGTAGAGCAGCGC